The nucleotide window CATTTATACAAATGTCACGGTGAGTATTTCAGAttgcatatttaaaaaattgaaaaaaaaataaaagacggGCATTTTAAATCGATATTGTTGGCCAAAAACTGGGGGACGCCGAGAATGACACGGTGACGCCACGAGCGAAGAGTTGGATGGAAActtcattttgaatttattgaatagaaaaatcaaatcaaatttcGCGGAGACATTTTGGCAagacaattttttgttaatttttttttttgttttttttttttcctttatgttTGTGTATGATCGGCATTGGAGCGGATGGACATAATCGTGAAAAAAATCGCCCTGTATATGGTCATATAACGCATGCAATTTACATGATTTTCGGAAAACAATGGTatttagaaaacaaacagAATCACTgcaactttttgttgtttacttGCGAAGACATCAAACTGTTCAAGAGtttaaaaacaagacaaagaaaaaagaactaaaCAAACAAGTTGATTCTATTTTCCGAGAAAATGTGTTGTCATACTGTTAGTCGCATATGTTATGATGAACAAAGAACGCGCACAGAACgagaattttaaagaaaaaggagcGACATCGAGGCCCAAATGATTCCCGCAATTCATTTCTATCTTCGGGCCTCGTGTTGTAATTTTTGTTAGTGATCATGGGATGGGAAAAAGcgagctctttttttttttttattattattattactttatttGTTTGGGGTAAAtgttttgtaaattttttgttttcttttgttttttgtttttttttttactgtacatttttcaatttgatttctcCCTTGTCGCCTCCACTGCTGCTGGTTCCTCCTCCGATCTGTCCCATTAATTTAAATCGTCCGATGCGCTCGTTGTGTTCGGGCGTCCTGCGCAATTTAATTCCATTCAAAGCAAGGCATAAAATTGCGGTTTTTAAGAATAAATCACAAGAGCATAGGGTAGTAggtaaaagaataaataaaacttgTTTCCCATACGCTAtcgccttttgttttgtttcaaacgTTTGAAAAAGTGATGCGTAGGATGAATGTGAAAATGCTGGGTTCGGTTAACTTTGTTTTTCCgggttttttggggggggattTCTAACAGGAAATGATGAGGGAAGATTCAAGGAAAAGTTTGAAATATTTACACATCGTCATAGTCGTCTTCGTCTTCGTAATCAATGGAGTCGggtgtggttgttgtcgtAGTCGGCGGCCCAGCTGGGCGGTTGGTGCTGCTCACTCCGTAAGACTGAAATCATCATCAAAAGACGTAGATTCATTAAAAGCCCATTCATTtactaattaaaaaaaaagggaaatcaaGGACCCCTCTTATTAATAATAGAGTGCACTGCAGCTAACTGAAATGTTCGCCAGCTGTCGCAACTATGTCCGTTTCCAAggctttttatttgattagtTCAGACTTTTGATGCCGCAACATCCTCATCAACCATACGTGTAATTAACCCACTACTCTGCCCAAAATTGAGGTTCTTCATGATGCTCTATGTCTACAAATTAATCTGATTTTGTCTATCAAGACAGAGACGGTGATTACTCACTGGTATGTTTCCTGGTCTCCATCCGCATCCGGGAACGGGGAAGCCGTCCGAACCTAACGGGCATGGCGCATCCAATCCTGGGGAACCCTGTTCACCCCGCGGTCCTCTTTCGCCCTTCTTGCCTTTCTTTCCCATCATTCCCTACAAAGTAAGACGACACATGGTTAATATACACGTAGTTGACAGGCTAAAAATGTGTACAAAGTTTGATTGATTGGTATTGCTTACCAGGTCACCTTTAGTtcctttttctcccttttcaccctaAAATGAAAAGTTAAAGGAGATGTATTAAAATGTGATCGATGTGATGTGACTTTGAATTAGATCGAAGCGTCATGCGTGGCAGCCAGTGCCACTATTTTCAACAGaaccaaaaagagaaaagccaAGGCAACTATGGAGGCTGCGTTTTTCGGTCAAACGAAAAATGaatgagtggactaccttgatTCCAGGTATTCCGTCCGTCCCCTGTGTCAAACAACACACCAGCAATCCAAACAAGGATCATCAAAATGGtgagagttttttttttttttaatttttagtcaGAAAAATTAGTTGGGGttaaaccaaataaaaaaaaagggactacGAAATGAAACCATGCAAACAAATGTGTTAAATTATTGATTTAGAAACCGAGTCAAAGTTTAAAAAGTATTAACCTAAACGATCTATGAAACATCCAAACTTGTTCGTATATTTAAATGATTTACCGGTAGGCCAGGTTCGCCTCGTTCTCCTTTTCTGCCCGGCTCTCCTCGACCGCCTTTGATTCCGTCCAAACCGTTTGGTCCCTGTTTTCATTCGATGATAAACAAAGTGGGAAGAAATGAACATGTGAGACACGCATTAGACTTCAATTAAACGTGGCATGCCGAACTGATAAAGTAAATTGCCTAAACCAAAGATCTAGTCGCTAAATCAACCGTGGATCGGGAAAGCTATGGCGGTGTTATTGGGGTAAATGCGTGTACACATATAACTATCAAcgcttttcaaaaaataaccGGGTAGATGTTAGTGTTGTGCCCATGAAGATTTTGGGCGTGCTTCGATTTTCTCTCTCGTCCGTCTTACCATTGGGCCCATTTTGCCTGTATCACCTGCTCGTCCTGGCTCTCCGCGTAATCCCATTGGtccctaaatgaataaaagacgattgattcatttttttttttgttttttcaagttgAATTTTATGGAATTATTACCGGAAGACCAATTGGCCCAGAGTCGCCCTTTTCACCTCTTTCGCCCTGTTTGAAAGCAATTAATTAAGAACGTGATATGATGCGAGGAATAACAGGGAACATACCGCTTCGCCTTTAGTGCCATCATTGCCTCTGTCTCCTTTAATTCCAGGTGGACCTTGTAGTCCAGAAGGTCCTAATAGTAATTAAATAGTTTAGCAATTGAAAATCGTTCAAACTCGGACTATAGAAATTTCACATACCTGGTGGTCCTGGAGGTCCTGGAGCTCCCATGACCTATTCGATCCAATATAAAACAAAGGTTGTGGTTTAATACGGGTTATTTACGTGGCATAATGAATTGGATGTTGTTGACTTACAACTTCAGTGAGGACTCCATCGATTGCGCCGTCACCTTGCTGAAAGTAAAGGAAACGTGGTCGTTATAAATAGAGAAACATTGTGAAGCTGCTGTCATGTTAAAAGGATGGACAAGAAAAATGAGGGAAAGTTAAATTCAAAGCGACTAAAGTACAAGTTAGACCTTCGTTATACGACCGTGGAACAAGGCCAGATGAAATTTAATTATCCACAGCATTCAAAACGAGTTTAGACAGAAATGCCCTTCAAAAGTGGACCAtcacgaaacaaaacaaagtgaCGTGCACTGCTATATAAAACATTCAAGCTTACTGCAAAACAGGTATCTTGCCAGAACCGTATATAATACAATTAAACCAAAAAGCAGGAGTCTAAACAGTtttggtataacagcgtatcgacttttatgttttttttttgttttaaatgcaCAAAAGGTTTCAACAGGTAAAATTGTGAGTGGCATTTACAGATCgtaaaaaatgtgaaatttACCTGTCTTCTCCtgagttttttgtatttctgtGCGTTGGGTTTTTTGGTCCATCATAGAGAAGTGGAAGAGAGCACCGCAGACCAAAAGACAAACGTGTTGGGTTGTTTTGAATGAGGAAATGAAaacggaaagagaaaaaacaaaacaaacaataaaacgaATGAGAAGAATTTGTGATTTTCAATCAACGATCACGAAAGTGGCATGGACATAGCACTATACATGCGCTTTCAATCAATACGCTAATCCAAGCCTCTATCCGACGTTATTTCTCATCTAAAATGTCAGTAGATTGACACAACTATCGAATGCGAAAGGAGCCTGGCCAATTCCTTTGGGTTGCGTCTGCGAATGGcaggtgaaaaaaaagaattggtgATGCAAGAAGAAAATCCTATAAGGTGCCAACGCTTTGTgatgatatatatatatatacgaaaCTGGCAGACACATGTCAGAAAACTACTTTTCGAAACACCTGAGCAAGAAGAggagaaacaacaaaattcaTCGAAAAAACTTGGCATTTGGTTATAAAGAGAGGAAATTGGGTTGGAGGAATGATTGGAAATTAGCATTGGCATAGTGACTTACTCGTTTGAAAAGACCTTGTCTGCCAATCGACTGTCGTTGGTGAGAGACAcacaaaattcaaagaaaagaaaaccgaAGAGAATCTCAAATGATTAcggtttctttctttttggcctTTAAGGAACATATTTAATGCTATACGTTGCTATTCCCCCAAAAAACCCTGACGACGGCGCACTATATTTGAAGAAAAGCAATGATGGCGCATCTTTGTGGCTGGCGAGCCATATATGCGGATGAACGTTGTTTTATATAGCACATGATAAGAAACACGTATAGAAAGACTTAAGAATTTGGGGTCAAACATTACCGATTCTCCTTTGTCGCCTTTTTCTCCCCTGACGCCAGGATAGCCCTATTttcagagaaagaaagagaaaacagTTAAATAGAATCGTCGCGACCTCACCGCATGAATTTTTTGAGTTGCGATAACGAAAATTGAAAGAagagggggagaaaaaaaataaaataaaaaagaggtGTAACATAAGGGACGACAAGAAACAAACCGAAGGGGAGGATATTTTTCGACTACTTACAGGTGGTCCAGGTAAACCAGGGGGTCCCATCAATCCTGGGGGACCAATATCACCGTACTCGCCTTTCTCGCCTTTAGGCCCCATGAGTCCCTGTTGCATTAAGCCATGGAACATcataatgaaagaaaacaaaaatggtgtGTGGATCAATGTTTCGCCTTTCGCTTCATCATGTTAAGTTGGCGATTGGATTCTTTTATTAACACGTACCGGTAAACCTGGCGGTCCCTGAGCTCCCACCTCGCCATCGTTGCCGTCGGCACCTGGTGGGCCACGCAATCCGCTTTCACCTTGCACaccttaaataaaaaaagaaagaaaacgttttatttttcaaattcgGAATATTTCGgcggttttcttttttgattcaCAAGTTTCTAGAAACTAGTGCGTTTTCTGTTTGGTAGATGGCGTTACCTGGTAGACCCATGTCTCCTTTCTCCCCCTTTTCACCGCGATAACCGCGTTCGCCGACCTCGCCCTTGGGTCCGGGCAGTCCGGGAGCTCCGCGTTCAGCAGCTTCGCCTgactctcccttttttttttaaatgtaaagaaataaattcacgttttagaaaattttgttAACAGCTGTCAACACGGTGACCGCAACAATCACGAAGCCTTTTCTGCTCTCAAACCGCAAGCCACAAGCATGGTAATATAAAACGGGAGAGAAAAGCGACcaaacaaattcttttttcattaTCGTGAATCATGCGGATGGCCAAGACGAGGAAAGTGTCGAATGACATATGAAATAAAGCTTTAACGTGCTGTGTAGATGCAGCTGGGAATATGTTTGTTCAAaaatagagagaaaagagaggcTTGGTTCGCGTTGAATGAATAGCTTGTTACTTACTCCAACCTATGGAAGGATGTTATGTTACAACTCCTGCAACAGCAGAGCTGTTTTGGATGGGGTTGGGCTAATACAACATTGTGTGTACACAGcatttgaagaagaagaaaaaaaaaaaactcaagtgGTAAACGAGAAAAACCAGTTATTTTGATCTGTGAATAATAAGCAGCCAAATGTGTGCCCGGAAGGAAATAGTAAAAAATAGGGGATATAACATGACACTGTTGAACGCAGTACAATTACGACACCGACCAAATAAATACGAGATAAGACACCGATCTCTAATGTGAGCTAAAACAGTAATAGTAATACGCATATGTAAATGTGTAACACAATCCGCCATAGCCCCCTTTTCCGTCCATACAGAACACGATCCATACAAGTCATGTAGGGTTAACAATCTTTCGCATTTTGTTAAACGACACCGAAAGCCGTTATATATGTCTACTTGTATGTTAGACACTAAAGGGTTTGAAaagaatattttaaaaaatagacgATACATTGATACAAGGCTTAGATTATGCATAAACTGGAGGGACGTGTAAAACGATCCTCGCtagatgtgtttttttttttttttaatcttaaaTTCTTCAAACTACCAAATGAAGAGACAAAATGGAAACTTACGCGTTTGCCTCGTTTGCCGCGAGCACCTTTTTCTCCGTCACGGCCAGGTGGACCAATTGCTCCCGCTTCTCCCTTTTCACCGGGCACACCTATTTATTGGAATGGGAATCATATGAATAGATaagattattttatttttttcaaagtcatTGACGTACCTGGAGCTCCTGGTGGTCCTGAAGTTGATGAAAAACGTGATTTTTTTGGATGGTAAATTTTGGATTGCTCATTCTTTGAATTGTTTCATTATATTCTAGAGAGTATATAAATGTACCTGGTGGGCCTTCGATGATTCCGCCGGGGAAATTCTTTCCATCTACATTCACGATCGGTCCACGTTCACCTTTTTCTCCCTGTCAGTAACACGGACCCACtcaattatctttttttttttttttttctctcgttgcAAACAGCAATTTTTGAACGTAACTCTCAATATATTATGCGAGATGAGTTGTGaatggacttttttttttgttctttttgatTAACGATTCCGACTATGTTTATTACTGGATTTAttaggtatatatatatatatatacatacctTAGGGCCAGATGAGCCAATCATTCCTGGAGCTCCGGGGAGTCCGGGAGCTCCTGGGGATCCAGGGAATCCTGGCTGTCCGGCATCTCCTGGCTGTCCAATTTCTCCTGGGGGTCCTGAACGACCATCGATACCGGGCAAGCCTGTCGGtccttttcaaaaacaatagATCGATATTTTATAGAAACATTATAGCGATCCATTATTGGCATCGTTTTGCCAAAGGTTCATAGATTGAatttctcaaaaaaaaaagacaggcAAATTGAAGTTAATTTACCTGGAGGACCGGGCGGTCCAGGGGGTCCAGGATCTCCTGGTTCACCCTATAAATAATACCGCGTGAAAGgcgtacaaaaaaaaaattaatgattAGAATCAATCAATCAAGAAAGGGtttgatggaagaaaaaaaaaaggtttaacaaaaaaaaagcagtttCAGTAAAAGTAAAAAGCAATCAAAATCTTGTCTACTAGTCAAGGCCACCATTTGATAGTTGGCcggttcaaaacaaaagaagaagaaaaaaaaaataaaaataaaacaacataAAGGGTTGGTTTGGCTGTAGCCCATTCTTATCCAGGAATCCTGCTTCTCATTAACCGTACAGGAGGACAATAGATATATAGTTTGATTAAACAACCCAAATTGCCTATTTTACCATTTTATTAAGTCTTTTGCCCAGTTGAAAAATgttagaaaagagaaagaccCCTCATAACCTGATCTACTAGTCATATTAGTGATATAAACAAGAGCGAGaataagagaaagaaagagaacatTAAGGAATCGATTCTCGTCAGTCGACCTTGTGTACCTTGAGCATCAGTATCGATTCCGGATCAATGTTGAAACCCAAGCCTTTTAGACCCTGTAggtgaatgaaaaaaaaacaaaaaaacaagggcAGGTGAAAGGGCGTGCATTTCTACTGCTGTCATACATGTAACTATATTAGGTATAATTTGAATGAGAAACGCCGCCAAATTTCGCTGGGGATTTATAACTGCAAAAGAAGACAAAGGCCAATGATTGGTGATATGAAAATGTTCGACAGCTACTCGAGAAATTGCATATCAAAATGTAAGAGAAAGTGACCTCGACTGCAATATAGCCGCAAACATTAATTTTATATTcattctttaattttttttttttttttttactggagGGTTCTTGTTCTTTCTAGGATCTTTTATCTTTGAAATCAGAGaggtatttttctttgtttgtttttatttctttttgtttcggtCAGCGTGCAGGTGCAATTCGAATtgcaatgaaaaaagaaaccgaaCCCCAAGacttgaaacaccaaattTGGAAGGTTTTCGAGTTTTTTTGCGTTGATGTTGCACTCGAGATGATCTCCCACCATAGCCAATGTCTACATTCAGACGGTTCAAATCAATTGTGCATTAAAATCCCATGCCCTCAAGCCAAGAAAGCGGTTAACTCAAAGGCCAGGTGATACAGCAAAAGGTGAGAAACAAAAGATTGTAAACAAGCAAACAAAACTAACAAAGTCGTGCGATCATGAGGATGAATTCATTAGTTTTCACCTTGACCATGTAAACGGTGCCATAGCCGAACAGTTCGGTTTGCGTCGTGATGGCAGATCGCTTGATGTTCTGCTGCGCATCCCAAAATGAATGGTACAAGCGTCCCAGCACCAGAGTCGATTCAAAGATTCAAAGCGacatgcaattttttttaaaaagaagacgaaagaaATGGAGGCATAGAGTTATAGCGTTAGCCaatgcaattgaaaaaaaaagacgttaAACTCCAAGAAGAATAAATTCTTCTAAGTGAATTATGCAACGAGGAGCGTCACGAATTTTAGAATGGAAAGTAAGATGACGCAGCTTCACTTTGGCGTACGCTTtacacacagagaaaaaacGCATCATAATCTAAATGAGAAAACATTGTTAACACAGTCAAAACCAAACAAAGCGGGGCTTTCCAACTATTTAGAGGCTTTGATCCACTGACGATGCATATAAGACAACATTCCTGTTGTCGGATATGAATCCAGCTGATTACAAAGAACCCGGGGTGTGTTAATAGCGTCTGTGCGCCTTGGGCCAGTGATTAAAACGTTCGTCATcatcattaatttttttttttttgtttttgtgtttagTAGAAATAAATACACCGAAGAGAGGATAACAATTgtagtccttttttttcacgtgTTAGTCGTCTACCAGCATAAATACCTTGGATGTGGAGAGAAGATCGTAACCGCTGTTGCCCGTTTCGCCTTTGTTGCCCTTCTCGCCGGGACGGCCCTACAATAATTCAAGACACAAATAACAGTgatatagaaaataaaaaaaaaaaaaacatgaggGCAATCAGAGATAATATCTAAAGTATTTGCATTGTTATTGCTCTATCTAAAATGAAAAGGAGGGAAAAGAGAACTAAACTAAACGGTGGGTCTTAATGacaagaatttgttttttattgtcccaATGTTATCCCCCAGGTAAGTTGAAAAATCCCGGTTAAGGAATGGGTTTAAATGGATAGAGAAAGCTCGACAGATTTAGGCTGATTTTATCAGACAAAAATTATTGAtcgtatttaatttttttaatatcttaattttatttttaaagcaaaGGAATGCGAACGGAGGGAACTGATGAGCGCGCAGAAGCGTTTAGGAAACTTACCGGTTCGCCTTTCGGCCCATCTAACCCAATAGGGCCCTGCAATagccgtaaaaaaaaaaagataatttttagtattaagaaaaaaaaaaatccatgttaaaaaaaaagcttgattaaagaaaatgaagttaACGCTACAAAAAGTTCGTGTTACGTTATGTCGACTCAATACAAGATGTACCAGAAAATACCAGAAAGTTCAAACACCAATGATTTATGAACTAAAAGCTGATGAAAGACACGTGTGTTGAAGCTAAGCAAAATTCTATAAAGACAAGAAATCACATAGAAGATACGTCCGACAAATTGATGATGTCAAGGCAGTATACCACCAGGTGAAAACTCAAtgtctattttgttttaattatttgtCTAAACATTTCTTGTTAATCTAAAACAGAAATTCATTAGTGCTGATTTCAGCGTTGCACACAGTCCCGAAACACGAGAAAAAaacctatatatatatatatatatatacgttcATGGCTCGTGTGTTACTCCCGCATGTTTGGACGCAAGGAAAAATCATCAACCGTTCGAGCCGCTCAGCTCTCTAGTTTATTTTGGATCAACCAAAATAAtcatacagaaaaaaaaaaaaagaaaaatcatcaCAGCTGACGGGCTTTTGACGTCAGGGTCGAGCCCCTCACCAGTGAATGTGAtgtaataaaatgaaatataaGGGAGGAAAAAGATCACGAACCGACCGCGTCTATATAACCATGGCAGCTAATATCGAAAAACGTTGCGCATTAGGGTAGAAAGAGAGGCAAAAGACGTAGAACGATGGATGGGAAAAGTTTGTGTTACCCCCTGGACCCATCGGCCATGGCATAGAGTAAGtgaaaggtgaaaaaaaacaaaaaacagctcGCTAGAGGAAGACCGTACCCACTTGAGACGTGTTAGTATATTGATTTGACTTAACAAGGAAGACGTTGGGAAAAGAACTAATAGTCGGAAATCATGAAAACTAGagaagatttttttcttgagaaggggggaaaagaaaatataaaataacaaaaaaaaaaagcacatccACCAACCGGAAAACCCGGGTAGCCTCGTGCGCCAGTCAGTCcctgtaaaaagaaacataacaaaaaaaaaagggatgtcCGCTGTGTTGAAAATATCGAGAAAAAATTGATGGAAAttcgcttttcttttaaagaacCCCGTTATtaaaaataactaaatttttaaatttaattcctCTCTAGAGGAAACAATCAAATATTCACAAACGCAATTTTGCATGTCTGGGGTATGTGTACAAGTGACGTCACACAACACCTGAGAATGTCGACTATTTTTCACAAAGAATTTGTCAAGAACAAATGCGTGCCTTCCAAAAACGTCACAAAATGCCACACAAATTTCAAAGATAAATcagcaaaccaaaaaaaaaaaaaaatgtttgactTACAGGAAATCCGTTTTTGCCGATTGGTCCGGGCGGGCCCTGCACGTAAAACCAAACACAAAagtgttacattttttttatttttttaacacatcaaagaaaaatactttaggggggaaagaaaagaacttTGACACGTCATGGCCGGGCAAAATGAAACGACTAGATTAGCATCAGTTGAAACCGAGCCGTCACAAACCAAAGAaggaagaggggggggggttgaaAAATCTTCCCTGAAGCCCCGTCAATAAatcaggaaaaagaaaaaaaaaacgagttgtTCGGCAACGCCGATATCCATCTAGGATCTACGTGTCAGTGAACAGATGCTAGATCCCCAATTCCTTCTTCAGCAGgggaataaacaaaaacaaatcagatCAGTTGAGCCCGTCATCAACATTATAAATATCAAGATGTGTCTTGTGTTATATAGCCAATAACATTACTCTTCAAAGGTCGTGGAGTACAGATATAGaaagtatttttaaaatttcgtttCTTATGTTTTTCTTACCGCAACTCCGGGTTCTCCTGCGTCACCCTTCTGACCGCGTTTGCCTCTCTTGCCCGGCGGGCCAGCTGGACCTGAAtgttcgaaaaagaaaatcaaaaattggCATGAGGGCGATagaaaaatgatttgaatAGTTGAACACGTGTGATGCAATTCGTGTGTTTAAGTAAACGGACAGGAAGAAGGAGGGAGgacaaggaaagaaagaacagCCCCCACGAAACATttggtttcatttttgatGTTGTGTTCTCATTCCCCACtgcccttttgttttgttttttcaatgcCGCTCATCATGCAATTCAAACTGCctttcatcatcatcgtcaaaACGCATGGAACGCATGAAAAAGAGAGGGTGGAGGACGAAACTTATTCATCAACAGGATCTTTGCATGGTCGGCTTTACAGCAGGTTTTTCCTACAGGTGAAATGATGGACAAGGATGATGAATGTGTCGGCTGCAATGATGGGCAGACGCACATAACCAGAGGCATAGGAACAGTGTGACTattacaggaaaaaaaaccaaacaagagagagaaagaaaaatgatgaaGACACGCAATCGCATCATCGGTGTGTGACTTGTTGTAATGGCCGTGATGAGGGGCTCCCCCGCTCACGTAATAGTCCCTCGTCGGTGTTTATTACAACTCCTTTCAAAAGGTCAGGTGAGATCCATCAGGAAACTGTATGAAAACGCACCtgtcgctttttttttcttcttcttcaaaaagCTGTGCGTATGCGTTTATAAACTCATTCTCAGTTAGGACTTTATTTGTCGGCCAACAGCacagaaataaagaaaaaaggcggTAACGGTTAAAACGGATAGCCCATCCGATCGGAACTTTAACCATCAAAAGCCCTGTTGGGGGTAGTCAGTAAGTGAGACGTTTCATCGACGAAGACGAAAAGCCCCCattattaacatttttttcattattattaataGTCATTTGACATGGATGATCCGAGTGTTAGTGATGGAACAACAAGCTCCTTGTACGTGTGCCTATTAGTCCCTACCTGATCGTGTAGAAGAACGGAATGCCTTGTGTTAAATCATTCgaatttttcctttgaaaagCAAATCGAATAGATGATCGATATAGCTTAAAATGTGATTGAGATTACAGTCCTAGTGTGGTCGAAGGAAGGAGGACAATCCGAAGTT belongs to Daphnia magna isolate NIES linkage group LG1, ASM2063170v1.1, whole genome shotgun sequence and includes:
- the LOC116928664 gene encoding collagen alpha chain CG42342 isoform X2; this encodes MTDHDPTGRSDEKKPSTLLTSSDCYCGVGNSLPSGQLDSKNHLVWRRYCALALVLSALSVLLCAVTWSQNASAHRRLLLVEQRLKTSLTIDDPQLDAKLQALLDSKLMLLPASADAGSGSSQARSRIARQVASTPAECLCPPGPAGPPGKRGKRGQKGDAGEPGVAGPPGPIGKNGFPGLTGARGYPGFPGPIGLDGPKGEPGRPGEKGNKGETGNSGYDLLSTSKNIKRSAITTQTELFGYGTVYMVKGLKGLGFNIDPESILMLKGEPGDPGPPGPPGPPGPTGLPGIDGRSGPPGEIGQPGDAGQPGFPGSPGAPGLPGAPGMIGSSGPKGEKGERGPIVNVDGKNFPGGIIEGPPGPPGAPGVPGEKGEAGAIGPPGRDGEKGARGKRGKRGESGEAAERGAPGLPGPKGEVGERGYRGEKGEKGDMGLPGVQGESGLRGPPGADGNDGEVGAQGPPGLPGLMGPKGEKGEYGDIGPPGLMGPPGLPGPPGYPGVRGEKGDKGESSIGRQGLFKRKYKKLRRRQQGDGAIDGVLTEVVMGAPGPPGPPGPSGLQGPPGIKGDRGNDGTKGEAGERGEKGDSGPIGLPGPMGLRGEPGRAGDTGKMGPMGPNGLDGIKGGRGEPGRKGERGEPGLPGTDGIPGIKGEKGEKGTKGDLGMMGKKGKKGERGPRGEQGSPGLDAPCPLGSDGFPVPGCGWRPGNIPSYGVSSTNRPAGPPTTTTTTPDSIDYEDEDDYDDVTPEHNERIGRFKLMGQIGGGTSSSGGDKGEIKLKNVQ
- the LOC116928664 gene encoding collagen alpha chain CG42342 isoform X16, translating into MTDHDPTGRSDEKKPSTLLTSSDCYCGVGNSLPSGQLDSKNHLVWRRYCALALVLSALSVLLCAVTWSQNASAHRRLLLVEQRLKTSLTIDDPQLDAKLQALLDSKLMLLPASADAGSGSSQARSRIARQVASTPAECLCPPGPAGPPGKRGKRGQKGDAGEPGVAGPPGPIGKNGFPGLTGARGYPGFPGPIGLDGPKGEPGRPGEKGNKGETGNSGYDLLSTSKGEPGDPGPPGPPGPPGPTGLPGIDGRSGPPGEIGQPGDAGQPGFPGSPGAPGLPGAPGMIGSSGPKGEKGERGPIVNVDGKNFPGGIIEGPPGPPGAPGVPGEKGEAGAIGPPGRDGEKGARGKRGKRGESGEAAERGAPGLPGPKGEVGERGYRGEKGEKGDMGLPGVQGESGLRGPPGADGNDGEVGAQGPPGLPGLMGPKGEKGEYGDIGPPGLMGPPGLPGPPGYPGVRGEKGDKGESSIGRQGLFKRKYKKLRRRQQGDGAIDGVLTEVVMGAPGPPGPPGPSGLQGPPGIKGDRGNDGTKGEAGERGEKGDSGPIGLPGPMGLRGEPGRAGDTGKMGPMGPNGLDGIKGGRGEPGRKGERGEPGLPGTDGIPGIKGEKGEKGTKGDLGMMGKKGKKGERGPRGEQGSPGLDAPCPLGSDGFPVPGCGWRPGNIPSYGVSSTNRPAGPPTTTTTTPDSIDYEDEDDYDDVTPEHNERIGRFKLMGQIGGGTSSSGGDKGEIKLKNVQ
- the LOC116928664 gene encoding collagen alpha chain CG42342 isoform X10, translating into MTDHDPTGRSDEKKPSTLLTSSDCYCGVGNSLPSGQLDSKNHLVWRRYCALALVLSALSVLLCAVTWSQNASAHRRLLLVEQRLKTSLTIDDPQLDAKLQALLDSKLMLLPASADAGSGSSQARSRIARQVASTPAECLCPPGPAGPPGKRGKRGQKGDAGEPGVAGPPGPIGKNGFPGLTGARGYPGFPGPIGLDGPKGEPGRPGEKGNKGETGNSGYDLLSTSKNIKRSAITTQTELFGYGTVYMVKGEPGDPGPPGPPGPPGPTGLPGIDGRSGPPGEIGQPGDAGQPGFPGSPGAPGLPGAPGMIGSSGPKGEKGERGPIVNVDGKNFPGGIIEGPPGPPGAPGVPGEKGEAGAIGPPGRDGEKGARGKRGKRGESGEAAERGAPGLPGPKGEVGERGYRGEKGEKGDMGLPGVQGESGLRGPPGADGNDGEVGAQGPPGLPGLMGPKGEKGEYGDIGPPGLMGPPGLPGPPGYPGVRGEKGDKGESSIGRQGLFKRKYKKLRRRQQGDGAIDGVLTEVVMGAPGPPGPPGPSGLQGPPGIKGDRGNDGTKGEAGERGEKGDSGPIGLPGPMGLRGEPGRAGDTGKMGPMGPNGLDGIKGGRGEPGRKGERGEPGLPGTDGIPGIKGEKGEKGTKGDLGMMGKKGKKGERGPRGEQGSPGLDAPCPLGSDGFPVPGCGWRPGNIPSYGVSSTNRPAGPPTTTTTTPDSIDYEDEDDYDDVTPEHNERIGRFKLMGQIGGGTSSSGGDKGEIKLKNVQ
- the LOC116928664 gene encoding collagen alpha chain CG42342 isoform X11; this translates as MTDHDPTGRSDEKKPSTLLTSSDCYCGVGNSLPSGQLDSKNHLVWRRYCALALVLSALSVLLCAVTWSQNASAHRRLLLVEQRLKTSLTIDDPQLDAKLQALLDSKLMLLPASADAGSGSSQARSRIARQVASTPAECLCPPGPAGPPGKRGKRGQKGDAGEPGVAGPPGPIGKNGFPGLTGARGYPGFPGPIGLDGPKGEPGRPGEKGNKGETGNSGYDLLSTSKGLKGLGFNIDPESILMLKGEPGDPGPPGPPGPPGPTGLPGIDGRSGPPGEIGQPGDAGQPGFPGSPGAPGLPGAPGMIGSSGPKGEKGERGPIVNVDGKNFPGGIIEGPPGPPGAPGVPGEKGEAGAIGPPGRDGEKGARGKRGKRGESGEAAERGAPGLPGPKGEVGERGYRGEKGEKGDMGLPGVQGESGLRGPPGADGNDGEVGAQGPPGLPGLMGPKGEKGEYGDIGPPGLMGPPGLPGPPGYPGVRGEKGDKGESSIGRQGLFKRKYKKLRRRQQGDGAIDGVLTEVVMGAPGPPGPPGPSGLQGPPGIKGDRGNDGTKGEAGERGEKGDSGPIGLPGPMGLRGEPGRAGDTGKMGPMGPNGLDGIKGGRGEPGRKGERGEPGLPGTDGIPGIKGEKGEKGTKGDLGMMGKKGKKGERGPRGEQGSPGLDAPCPLGSDGFPVPGCGWRPGNIPSYGVSSTNRPAGPPTTTTTTPDSIDYEDEDDYDDVTPEHNERIGRFKLMGQIGGGTSSSGGDKGEIKLKNVQ